Proteins found in one Labrus bergylta chromosome 8, fLabBer1.1, whole genome shotgun sequence genomic segment:
- the LOC136179829 gene encoding macrophage mannose receptor 1, which yields MTGKRFTVMKRTQTLHLLFLSGFFSFALGSSDFHFINQKKNYNDSKTYCRKMFSDLASVHNTTDINNLITLVSNKTKRAWIGLESEGVREWHWSRPYQKLDFLNWKAGEPQNADQDACAVMDPLGEWFESECGTQRSFVCQGNVDSGSHIFVAKTKSWRNAQNHCRDLSSELVSIQSVEENKAVLNISMSQNVWIGLFRDPWKWSDGSNSSFRFWTPSQPNYLEGQDCVTAIFQKDGRWNDLKCTRKERFICRGARKLFPVTTIQPSTQLSQTTKEQTTNLTTLPNTSSQEVTTTFNFTVTFSNQSNVTNVTTEGKTTTVKGLTPNTADTVSSRFTTKLNNATTEMFNVTATQLPPNATVQATTGDASSTTTLMGTSAKTSTQLNLTTQPLPPKPTENSQSWPPGNLILIKKNLTWIDAMSYCRRHHVDLVHITTEDIQVKVAEKAKNATSVHVWLGLRYTCNLNFWFWTSSSTGCYQNWAPGQGPEGKYECEASGAIEATGGQQWVGLSQTEKLNFLCSTCAD from the exons ATGACTGGAAAGAGATTCACTGTTATGAAGAGGACTCAAACTCTTCATCTGCTTTTTCTCTCAG GATTTTTCTCCTTTGCATTAGGATCTTCAGATTTTCACTTtataaatcaaaaaaagaactacaatgACTCAAAGACCTATTGCAGAAAGATGTTCTCTGATTTGGCCTCAGTTCACAACACAACAGATATAAATAATTTGATCACTTTAGTTTCAAATAAAACTAAGAGAGCCTGGATAGGACTGGAGAGTGAGGGCGTGCGGGAGTGGCACTGGTCACGGCCTTATcaaaaactggattttttaaactGGAAGGCAGGAGAACCACAAAATGCGGATCAAGATGCCTGTGCAGTGATGGATCCACTCGGCGAGTGGTTTGAAAGTGAATGTGGAACTCAAAGAAGTTTTGTTTGTCAGG GAAATGTTGACAGTGGTAGTCACATTTTTGTTGCCAAGACCAAATCCTGGAGGAATGCTCAGAATCACTGCAGAGACTTATCATCTGAGCTAGTGAGCATACAATCAGTGGAGGAGAATAAGGCAGTGCTTAACATTTCTATGTCACAAAATGTGTGGATTGGCCTCTTCAGAGACCCCTGGAAGTGGTCTGACGGGAGCAACTCCTCGTTCCGTTTCTGGACACCAAGTCAGCCGAACTACCTTGAAGGCCAGGATTGTGTTACGGCTATATTCCAAAAAGATGGGAGGTGGAACGACCTGAAATGTACGCGCAAAGAACGTTTTATTTGTCGTGGGG CAAGGAAATTATTTCCAGTAACCACCATTCAACCGAGCACCCAGCTGAGCCAAACAACAAAGGAACAGACAACCAATCTGACAACTCTTCCAAACACCTCATCCCAAGAGGTCACAACAACATTTAATTTTACTGTGACTTTTTCCAATCAATCAAATGTTACTAATGTTACCACAGAAGGAAAGACGACCACTGTCAAAGGTCTGACACCAAATACAGCAGATACGGTGTCCAGTAGGTTTACTACAAAGCTCAACAATGCAACTACAGAAATGTTCAATGTAACAGCTACACAGCTCCCTCCTAATGCTACTGTGCAAGCAACTACAGGTGATGCTtcttcaacaacaacactgatggggACTTCAGCCAAGACCTCAACTCAACTAAACCTAACTACACAACCCTTACCCCCCAAGCCAACAGAAAACAGTCAGAGTTGGCCTCCAG GAAATCTGATCCTAATCAAGAAAAACCTGACATGGATAGATGCTATGAGTTACTGCAGAAGGCACCATGTTGACCTTGTACACATTACAACTGAAGATATTCAGGTGAAGGTGGCTGAAAAGGCAAAAAACGCCACATCTGTTCACGTGTGGCTCGGCCTACGCTACACATGTAACTTGAACTTTTGGTTCTGGACCAGTTCAAGTACAGGCTGCTACCAGAACTGGGCACCTGGACAAGGACCTGAGGGGAAATATGAATGTGAGGCTTCAGGTGCCATTGAGGCCACTGGGGGGCAGCAGTGGGTTGGCTTGTCCCAGACAGAAAAACTGAACTTCCTCTGTTCCACATGTGCTGACTGA
- the rxrbb gene encoding retinoic acid receptor RXR-beta-B isoform X1 translates to MSSQQPNSSASNSPTNILGSPFSVLSPSLNSPVVSPSLGFGPISNSQISSSAPISGMHSISSSEDIKPPFGLRPMTPHSPGIMLSQKRMCVICGDRSSGKHYGVYSCEGCKGFFKRTVRKDLSYTCRDNKECLVDKRQRNRCQYCRYQKCLAMGMKREVIKHVKGIKEDGKDEGWMTVQEERQRNREREGELEFSVGVNEEMPVEKILEAETAVERKTELHSDGGSAGNSPHDAVTNICQTADKQLFALVEWAKRIPHFSELPLDDQVILLRAGWNELLIASFSHRSIALKDGVLLASELQRDSAHSAGVGAIFDRESVQSAEVGAIFDRVLTELVNKMRDMQMDKTELGCLRAIVLFNPDAKGLSNTSEVELLREKVYASLESYCKQRYPEQQGRFAKLLLRLPALRSIGLKCLEHLFFFKLIGDTPIDTFLMEMLEAPHQLS, encoded by the exons ATGTCCTCACAGCAACCCAACAGCTCAGCCTCCAACAGCCCCACAAACATCTTGGGTTCTCCGTTCTCAGTTCTCAGTCCTTCTCTTAACTCCCCTGTGGTCTCCCCCTCTCTTGGATTTGGACCCATCAGCAACAGCCAG ATCTCTTCTTCGGCACCCATATCAGGGATGCACTCAATCAGCAGCTCTGAAGATATCAAACCTCCTTTTGGCCTGAGGCCCATGACACCTCACAGCCCTGGGATAATGTTGTCTCAGAAACGCATGTGTGTTATCTGTGGAGACCGATCTTCTG GCAAGCACTATGGAGTTTACAGCTGTGAGGGTTGCAAAGGTTTCTTCAAACGTACAGTGCGAAAAGACCTAAGTTACACCTGCAGGGACAACAAAGAGTGTCTGGTCGACAAACGCCAGCGCAATCGCTGCCAGTACTGCCGCTACCAGAAGTGCCTGGCCATGGGCATGAAGAGGGAAG TGATCAAACATGTAAAGGGGATAAAAGAAGATGGAAAAGATGAGGGATGGATGA CTGTCCAGGAGGAGCGCCAGAGGAACAGAGAGCGTGAAGGAGAGCTGGAGTTCAGTGTGGGAGTGAACGAGGAGATGCCTGTGGAGAAGATTTTGGAGGCAGAGACCGCTGTGGAGCGGAAGACCGAGCTTCACTCTGACGGCGGTTCAGCAGGAAACTCA cCCCACGATGCAGTGACTAACATCTGTCAGACTGCAGACAAACAGCTGTTTGCTTTGGTGGAGTGGGCAAAGAGAATCCCTCATTTCTCTGAGCTGCCTCTCGACGACCAGGTCATCCTTCTGCGTGCAG GCTGGAACGAGCTCCTCATTGCCTCGTTCTCTCATCGCTCCATCGCTCTGAAGGATGGAGTCCTCTTGGCCTCCGAGCTGCAGCGCGACAGTGCACACAGTGCAGGAGTGGGAGCCATTTTTGACCG GGAGAGTGTGCAGAGTGCAGAGGTCGGCGCCATATTTGACAG GGTCCTCACTGAGCTTGTCAATAAAATGAGAGATATGCAAATGGACAAAACAGAGCTGGGCTGCCTCAGAGCCATCGTCCTCTTCAACCCAG ATGCTAAAGGACTCTCCAACACTAGTGAGGTGGAGCTCCTCAGAGAAAAGGTCTATGCATCATTGGAATCCTACTGCAAACAGAGATACCCCGAGCAGCAGGGAAG GTTTGCTAAGCTCCTCCTTCGACTGCCAGCGCTACGATCAATCGGCTTGAAGTGCTTGGagcatctcttcttcttcaagcTGATTGGTGACACGCCTATTGACACTTTTCTCATGGAAATGCTTGAAGCTCCCCATCAGTTGTCTTAG
- the rxrbb gene encoding retinoic acid receptor RXR-beta-B isoform X2 — protein MSSQQPNSSASNSPTNILGSPFSVLSPSLNSPVVSPSLGFGPISNSQISSSAPISGMHSISSSEDIKPPFGLRPMTPHSPGIMLSQKRMCVICGDRSSGKHYGVYSCEGCKGFFKRTVRKDLSYTCRDNKECLVDKRQRNRCQYCRYQKCLAMGMKREAVQEERQRNREREGELEFSVGVNEEMPVEKILEAETAVERKTELHSDGGSAGNSPHDAVTNICQTADKQLFALVEWAKRIPHFSELPLDDQVILLRAGWNELLIASFSHRSIALKDGVLLASELQRDSAHSAGVGAIFDRESVQSAEVGAIFDRVLTELVNKMRDMQMDKTELGCLRAIVLFNPDAKGLSNTSEVELLREKVYASLESYCKQRYPEQQGRFAKLLLRLPALRSIGLKCLEHLFFFKLIGDTPIDTFLMEMLEAPHQLS, from the exons ATGTCCTCACAGCAACCCAACAGCTCAGCCTCCAACAGCCCCACAAACATCTTGGGTTCTCCGTTCTCAGTTCTCAGTCCTTCTCTTAACTCCCCTGTGGTCTCCCCCTCTCTTGGATTTGGACCCATCAGCAACAGCCAG ATCTCTTCTTCGGCACCCATATCAGGGATGCACTCAATCAGCAGCTCTGAAGATATCAAACCTCCTTTTGGCCTGAGGCCCATGACACCTCACAGCCCTGGGATAATGTTGTCTCAGAAACGCATGTGTGTTATCTGTGGAGACCGATCTTCTG GCAAGCACTATGGAGTTTACAGCTGTGAGGGTTGCAAAGGTTTCTTCAAACGTACAGTGCGAAAAGACCTAAGTTACACCTGCAGGGACAACAAAGAGTGTCTGGTCGACAAACGCCAGCGCAATCGCTGCCAGTACTGCCGCTACCAGAAGTGCCTGGCCATGGGCATGAAGAGGGAAG CTGTCCAGGAGGAGCGCCAGAGGAACAGAGAGCGTGAAGGAGAGCTGGAGTTCAGTGTGGGAGTGAACGAGGAGATGCCTGTGGAGAAGATTTTGGAGGCAGAGACCGCTGTGGAGCGGAAGACCGAGCTTCACTCTGACGGCGGTTCAGCAGGAAACTCA cCCCACGATGCAGTGACTAACATCTGTCAGACTGCAGACAAACAGCTGTTTGCTTTGGTGGAGTGGGCAAAGAGAATCCCTCATTTCTCTGAGCTGCCTCTCGACGACCAGGTCATCCTTCTGCGTGCAG GCTGGAACGAGCTCCTCATTGCCTCGTTCTCTCATCGCTCCATCGCTCTGAAGGATGGAGTCCTCTTGGCCTCCGAGCTGCAGCGCGACAGTGCACACAGTGCAGGAGTGGGAGCCATTTTTGACCG GGAGAGTGTGCAGAGTGCAGAGGTCGGCGCCATATTTGACAG GGTCCTCACTGAGCTTGTCAATAAAATGAGAGATATGCAAATGGACAAAACAGAGCTGGGCTGCCTCAGAGCCATCGTCCTCTTCAACCCAG ATGCTAAAGGACTCTCCAACACTAGTGAGGTGGAGCTCCTCAGAGAAAAGGTCTATGCATCATTGGAATCCTACTGCAAACAGAGATACCCCGAGCAGCAGGGAAG GTTTGCTAAGCTCCTCCTTCGACTGCCAGCGCTACGATCAATCGGCTTGAAGTGCTTGGagcatctcttcttcttcaagcTGATTGGTGACACGCCTATTGACACTTTTCTCATGGAAATGCTTGAAGCTCCCCATCAGTTGTCTTAG